In Sphaerospermopsis torques-reginae ITEP-024, the genomic window GATGAAAATACCTTTTTTCTTGATAGAAAAAGTCACTTAGAACCAACTTTAATTAGGTTGATCAGTGAGATACCTGGTCTTGGAGATCAAGTTGATCTCATTGAAGACTTAATTTGTGGAGATATAGAATTATGAGTTCAAATGAGTATAGACCACATCTTCTAATTTTATTAGAAGATAAAGCTCATAACGATATTGTTAACGGATTTTGTCTAAATTTAAACGTAGATGAAGATCAGATTGAACGTCTACAAAAAGCGCGTGGATGGGTAAACGTCAAAGATAAATTTGAAAAAAAATATATTCCCAAACTGCGACAAAATGTTAATAAACATATTTTATTGATTATTGATCGGGATATCTATCAAAATAGAGGCACTTATGTACAAGAATGTATTCCTGAAGATATAAAAAATAGGGTATTTATTTTGGTTTTCAACCCTAATCCAGAAATTCTTAGAAATGATACTAAAAAAAGTTTTGAGAATATTGGAAAAGCACTTGCTAAAGCTTGCTATGAAAATCAAAATGGACTATGGGAACATCCTGTTCTTGTAGATAATAAACCTGAGTTAGAACGAATGATTTTATCTGTTAAACCATTTCTGTTTACCAATTAGCCTAAAAAAATAATATGCTAGAACAAATTAATCATATCGGTTTTGCCGTCATTCTCACTATTATCATTTATATGATTCTGCGTTTCCTATTTCCCGAAACCCAGGAAAATACACCAACTAATTATCAACCTATCACCTCAACAGATACAGAACAAAAAATTAAAGATTTAGAATTACAATGTCAACGACTGCGGGAAGAATTAAAACAACAATCTCAACAACTACAAACCGATTTCCAAACTGAAACCTTTACCCAATTACAAACATTATTAACCAACTATCCCACAGTCAAAAAAATGGCTTTAGCTAAACCTGACTTACCCGCTAAAAATCTGGTTTCCCTATTTACATCTTTAGATAATTTAATTACCAATTGGGGTTATACTGTGATTGGGGAAACTTGGGAACAGGTTAATTATAATCCCCAAATACATCAAGCTGATAGTGATGATATTCAAGAAGGTGATTTAGTTTATATTCGGTTTATTGGTTATCAAAATGGTGATCAAGTTCTCTATCCTGCTAAGGTTAGTCGCTCTTTACCGGGAGGTTTTAATAATAATTGAATTTTAGTTTCGCGCAAAGTCGCAAAGAAGCAAAGACGCAAAGAAATCCAAGAGAATTATTTATTATTCTGACTCCTGACTCCTAAATTATGACTACAATTGCAATTGATTTTGGTACAAGTAATACTGTAATTAGTATTTTAGAACCTGATACCCAACAACCTAAAAGTTTACGTTTCCCTAATTTATCCCGTGTCTTTGTGGGTGTAAATTCTCAAGGTGAAAGGTTAGAATTTCCCGTTATTCCTAGTTTATTATTTATTAAATCACCCAATAATATTATATTAGGTGAAGGTGTAAGAAGTCAACGTTTAGGACTTTCTCAAAGTTACCCTCCTGAAAGATTATTTAAAAAATTTAAACGCGATTTAGCTGGAGATTATCAACCACCACCACGTCAAATTGATGGAATTAGTTATAATTCTATTGCTGTTTCTGAATTGTTTATCCAAACTATTTGGACAGAAATCAAAAAGCAAAATATCCAACCTACTCATTTAATTTTTACTGTTCCTGTTGGTGCTTTTGAACGTTATTTAGACTGGTTTCGAGAGTTAGGTAATAAATTAAATGTTCCCCAAGTTTCTATTATAGATGAATCTACAGCAGCAGCTTTAGGTTATGCTGTAAAATCTCCCGGTAAGTTAATTTTAGTGGTTGATTTTGGTGGGGGAACTTTAGATTTAAGTTTAGTGAGAACTATTAATAATTCTCATGATAATTATAACTTACGCGCTGAGGTTTTAGCAAAATCAGAAGCTTATGTAGGTGGTGAAGATATTGATGTTTGGATAGTTGATGATTATTTGCGATCGCAAAATCTCACACCTGAACAAATTGGTAAAATCAGTTATCAAAATCTCCTAGAAATTGCTGAAGGTTTAAAAATTCAACTTTCTAAAAATCAAACCGCTTCCGAAAGTTGGTTTGATGATGAATCTTTTATGTCTTATGAATTAAAAATTAACCGGGAAAAATTAGAAGAAATTTTAGAATATTGGCAATTTTTACAACAGTTAAGGGATGCGTTAGATGAAGTTCTAAATTTTGCTTTAAGAAAAGGTATTTCTAAAAATGATATTGAACAAGTTTTATTAGTAGGAGGAAGTTGTTTAATTCCCGCAGTTCAACAATTAATCATCTCTTATTTTGGTAAAAACAAGGTAAAATTAAATAAACCCTTTGATGCTGTATGTCATGGTGCATTAGCAATAACCCAAATTACAGAAATAGATGATTTTTTGCGTCATAGTTACGCGATTCGTTTATGGGATAATTTCAGCAAAAGTTATATTTATCATCCTATATTTACCAAAGGTACAAAATATCCTTGTCAAAGTTCCCAATGGTTAACCTTACAAACTGCAAATAATGGACAAACAGAGATTCGTTTAGATATTGGAGAAGTAGGTGATATGACACAAACAGAAATCGCTTTTGATGCTTCAGGTAGAATGACTTCTAGCACTCTCCAACATCAAGAAAGTTATCGTTCCTTAGATACCCAACATCAACAGGTATGTGTAGCAAAACTTAACCCTCCAGCAGCAGCAGGATTTGATAGAATATCTGTGTTATTTGAGGTAGATTCTCGACGAATTTTATTAGCAACTGTCAAGGATTTATTAACAGCAGAGATATTAGTTAATAGAGGTGAAATTTATAAATTAATCTAAAATTTTCTTCCCCAGTCCCTTTTATCAATTGATAATTGACAATTGAAAATTGACAATTGTTTCATTCAAGGCTTCCGCCGTGAGCGTCAGCCGATAGCGTAGCGTGGCGTATGACTCCTACGTCGTCACGCAAGCTATAGCCATACGGTTTAAAACCTCCCCTTTCAAGGGAGAGGTAATTGTCAATTGTTCATTGTTAATTGTCAATTATTGAATCCATTCTTTGCAACTGCGCTACTTTCGGATCAATGATTTTTTGACCTAAACTAGCAAATTTAATCGCTACAGATATCTTATTACCCGTCCCAAAAACATGAGTAATTTCGCCGATTCCAAAAGTTTTATGCAATACTCTTTCGCCGACTCGCCAATTTTCTGATGCGCATTGATTATCAGGGTTTGCAGATGTTGACTTAGTAAAAGTACGGGTGTTTTTCTTTTTGGTGGTTAATAAATCTGGGGGTAGTTCATCCAAAAATTGCGATCGCAAAGCTGGTTCTCTACTACCATACAACCTTCTTTCTCTAGCATGGGATAAATACAATCTTTCCTTAGCGCGTGTTATCCCTACATAACACAAACGTCGTTCCTCCTCCAACGATGCAGGATCTTGTAAAGAACGATAACCAGGAAATAACCCCTGTTCTAACCCAACTAAAAATACTACAGGAAATTCTAAACCTTTAGAAGCGTGCAAAGTCATTAAAGAAACTGCTGTTTGTCCTTCTTTTAAATTATCTAAATCAGAACTTAACGCCGCACTTTGCAAAAATGCTTGTAATGAAATATCATCACCTTTATTGTCATCTTCAAACTGAGTGATAGCGTTAAACAATTCTTTGACGTTACTGATTCTATTATCAGCTTCATCCGTTCCCTGTTCCATCAAATCCCGAATATAGTTAGAATCATCCAAAATTCCTTCTAAAATTTCAGAACCGGGAATTTTTGTAATTTGTTCTTGCCATTTCTGAATTATACCAGCAAAACCATTCACAGACTTGGCAGCACGTCCAGCTAAAGTATTTACTGATGTTTCATCACTTAATATTTCCCATAAAGTTGTACCTAATTGTTGGGAAGCATTCATCAAAGCATCAATAGTAGCTTTACCAATTCCCCGACGAGGAGTATTAATAACTCTTAATAAACTAACTGTATCCGCTGGATTATTAATTGCTCTTAAATAAGCGACAACATCCTTAATTTCTTTGCGGTCATAAAACTTCATTCCCCCAACAACTGTATAAGGAATTTGATATTTTACTAATAATTCTTCAAAAGGTCGAGATTGGGCGTTAGTGCGATAAAGAATAGCAAAACTACCCCAATTTAATTCCGGGTTTTGATGTTCTAAAGTGCGAATTTGATTAATCACAAAATCTGCTTCTGCTATTTCATCATCAGCTTTATAACAATAAATTTCTTCCCCTGCATCTCTTGTAGCTCTGAGAATTTTATCAATACGTTGGGTATTATTTTCAATTAGTTCATTAGCAGCTTGGAGGATATTTTCACAAGAGCGATAGTTTTCTTCTAATTTTACCATTGTTCTGGTATCATCATCCTCTAAACCATCACCAAAATCTTGTTGAAATTCTAGTAATATGGTAAAATCAGCCATTCTAAAACTGTAAATTGATTGGTCAGCATCACCCACCACAAACACAGACCGATTTTGCCAATCCCACTCACTCTTTCTGTTTTCACCATTAGTTACTAACAGACGAATCAATTCATATTGAGTGCGGTTGGTGTCTTGATATTCATCTACTAAAATATGACAAAATTTCCGATGCCAATACCCTAAAACTTGTTCATTTTGTTGAAATAATCTTGTAGGAATTAAAATTAAATCATCAAAATCTAAAGCGTTATTTTGTGCTAATCTATCTTGGTAAAGATTATAAACATCAGCAATTACCCGACCACGATAATTTGGCTGTTCTCGTTCAAATTCCTGGGGTGATAAACCTTGGTTTTTGGCATTACTAATAGCGTAACGCACAGATTTAGGCTCAAATTTTTTACTGTCTAAATTAAGTTCTTTAGTAACAATTTCTTTGATTAAACTTTGGACATCAGACTCATCAAAAATAGAAAAGTTTTTATTCCAACGTCGTCCTTTTTCATCTTGATATTTTTCGATATCAAAGCGGAGAATGCGAGAAAAAAGACTATGAAAAGTGCCACACCACATATTTTTGATAGTAGTGCGATAAACTTTAGATATCAGTTGAGTTTGTTCGTATTCTGGTAATAAATCAAACTTGTTACCGTGTTGAGAAATAGCTAATTGTTCAGCAAATAACCTTTGAATCCGGTCTTTCATTTCCCGTGCAGCTTTGTTGGTGAAAGTCACCGCTAAAATATTTTCAGGGTTAACACGGTTTTGCAGAATTAAATTAGCGATACGGTAAGTAAGCGCACGAGTTTTACCAGAACCCGCACCAGCGACAACTAATAAAGGTCCGCAATAGTGTTCAACTGCTATACGTTGACTGGGGTTAAGATGGCTAAGAAAATCTATATTTGTAGTCATAGGTGTGTGAAATAGCGATGCAATAATATTTATACAGTAGGGAACAGGAAGATTGAAAATCTTTTAGTACATAGCTTTTTTTATTAACTACTCCCTGTTAAGTGCAATATTACCTATCTTATTCTCTTATTCTCTTCTTCCTTCGTTCCTTCGTTCCTTCGTGGTTCATTCATATCATAATAAAATTAAACCAACTTAAACCCAATCACCTATTCCCTATTAGCTTTCAAAGGTAAATTTACTCTAAAAGTAGAACCAACACCAAGCTGACTTTTGACAATAATCTCACCCCCCATCATTTGACAAAAATGACGGCTAATAGCCAATCCTAACCCAGTACCGCCATATTTCCTAGTAGTGGAATTATCTCCTTGAGTAAAAGGTTGAAATAGCTGCTGCTGCTGACTAGGGGACATACCAATACCTGTATCAGTGACAGTAAAACTAATTATACCTAAAGGAGCATCTTTGAATAAGTTGGTTTTTTCATGTTTAACTGTCAATGTGATTTTACCGTTTGTAGTAAACTTAGCAGCATTGCTGAGTAAATTTAGCAATACTTGTCGCATTCTTTTTTGGTCAGCATACATATTTCCCAAATTTTCATCACAGTCTACCACCAAGTTATTACCATTTTTTTCCATAGCTGGTTTAACGGTGAGAACAAGATTATTAATCAAATTTGTAATATCAAATGTTTCTGGGTAAAGAGTCATTTTCCCAGCTTCGATTTTTGACACATCAAGGATATCGTTAATCAGTTCTAGCAAATGTCTACCAGCGGAATTAATAGTTTCTAAATCAGTAATAAAATCAGGAGAAGCACCTATATCAGCAGCATCATCTTGCAAAAGTTGACTTAAACCAATAACTGCATTTAACGGTGTGCGTAGCTCGTGACTGACATTAGCGAGAAATTGACTTTTTGCTGTGCTGGCAGCTTCAGCTAATTCTTTCGCCTGTTCGAGT contains:
- a CDS encoding nucleotide exchange factor GrpE; its protein translation is MLEQINHIGFAVILTIIIYMILRFLFPETQENTPTNYQPITSTDTEQKIKDLELQCQRLREELKQQSQQLQTDFQTETFTQLQTLLTNYPTVKKMALAKPDLPAKNLVSLFTSLDNLITNWGYTVIGETWEQVNYNPQIHQADSDDIQEGDLVYIRFIGYQNGDQVLYPAKVSRSLPGGFNNN
- the pcrA gene encoding DNA helicase PcrA, which translates into the protein MTTNIDFLSHLNPSQRIAVEHYCGPLLVVAGAGSGKTRALTYRIANLILQNRVNPENILAVTFTNKAAREMKDRIQRLFAEQLAISQHGNKFDLLPEYEQTQLISKVYRTTIKNMWCGTFHSLFSRILRFDIEKYQDEKGRRWNKNFSIFDESDVQSLIKEIVTKELNLDSKKFEPKSVRYAISNAKNQGLSPQEFEREQPNYRGRVIADVYNLYQDRLAQNNALDFDDLILIPTRLFQQNEQVLGYWHRKFCHILVDEYQDTNRTQYELIRLLVTNGENRKSEWDWQNRSVFVVGDADQSIYSFRMADFTILLEFQQDFGDGLEDDDTRTMVKLEENYRSCENILQAANELIENNTQRIDKILRATRDAGEEIYCYKADDEIAEADFVINQIRTLEHQNPELNWGSFAILYRTNAQSRPFEELLVKYQIPYTVVGGMKFYDRKEIKDVVAYLRAINNPADTVSLLRVINTPRRGIGKATIDALMNASQQLGTTLWEILSDETSVNTLAGRAAKSVNGFAGIIQKWQEQITKIPGSEILEGILDDSNYIRDLMEQGTDEADNRISNVKELFNAITQFEDDNKGDDISLQAFLQSAALSSDLDNLKEGQTAVSLMTLHASKGLEFPVVFLVGLEQGLFPGYRSLQDPASLEEERRLCYVGITRAKERLYLSHARERRLYGSREPALRSQFLDELPPDLLTTKKKNTRTFTKSTSANPDNQCASENWRVGERVLHKTFGIGEITHVFGTGNKISVAIKFASLGQKIIDPKVAQLQRMDSIIDN
- a CDS encoding Hsp70 family protein → MTTIAIDFGTSNTVISILEPDTQQPKSLRFPNLSRVFVGVNSQGERLEFPVIPSLLFIKSPNNIILGEGVRSQRLGLSQSYPPERLFKKFKRDLAGDYQPPPRQIDGISYNSIAVSELFIQTIWTEIKKQNIQPTHLIFTVPVGAFERYLDWFRELGNKLNVPQVSIIDESTAAALGYAVKSPGKLILVVDFGGGTLDLSLVRTINNSHDNYNLRAEVLAKSEAYVGGEDIDVWIVDDYLRSQNLTPEQIGKISYQNLLEIAEGLKIQLSKNQTASESWFDDESFMSYELKINREKLEEILEYWQFLQQLRDALDEVLNFALRKGISKNDIEQVLLVGGSCLIPAVQQLIISYFGKNKVKLNKPFDAVCHGALAITQITEIDDFLRHSYAIRLWDNFSKSYIYHPIFTKGTKYPCQSSQWLTLQTANNGQTEIRLDIGEVGDMTQTEIAFDASGRMTSSTLQHQESYRSLDTQHQQVCVAKLNPPAAAGFDRISVLFEVDSRRILLATVKDLLTAEILVNRGEIYKLI